Proteins encoded in a region of the Dorea longicatena genome:
- a CDS encoding ABC transporter ATP-binding protein: protein MFLEIRGIKKSFGTGDSRVNVLKGLDLDIEKGEFCVLLGPSGSGKSTLLNIIGGIDGADEGSITIEGERLEDMTEKKLSLYRRKHLGYIFQMYNLIPNLTVRENIEVGAYLSDHPLDVDELLHTLGLYEHQKKLPNQLSGGQQQRTAIGRAIVKNPDILLCDEPTGALDYHTSKEILKLIETVNQRYGNTIIMVTHNDAIKDMADRVVKLRDGMIRKNYRNEVKIPAINLEW from the coding sequence ATGTTTCTGGAAATAAGAGGAATTAAAAAGTCATTCGGGACAGGCGACAGCCGTGTGAACGTGTTGAAAGGTCTGGATCTGGATATTGAAAAAGGAGAATTTTGTGTCTTGCTTGGACCATCCGGTTCGGGTAAATCAACACTTCTGAATATCATAGGGGGAATTGATGGTGCTGATGAGGGCAGTATCACGATTGAAGGCGAACGTCTGGAGGATATGACGGAGAAGAAACTTTCACTGTATAGAAGAAAGCATCTGGGATATATTTTTCAGATGTATAACCTGATACCGAATCTGACGGTACGGGAGAATATTGAAGTAGGGGCATATTTGAGTGATCACCCGTTAGATGTGGATGAATTGTTACATACGCTTGGTCTTTATGAACATCAGAAAAAACTGCCGAATCAGTTATCAGGAGGACAGCAGCAGAGAACTGCGATCGGACGTGCAATTGTCAAGAATCCGGATATCCTGTTGTGCGATGAGCCGACCGGTGCGCTGGATTATCATACGTCCAAGGAAATCCTGAAACTGATCGAGACGGTAAATCAGAGATATGGCAATACGATTATCATGGTTACACATAATGATGCGATCAAAGACATGGCCGACCGGGTAGTGAAGTTAAGAGACGGAATGATTCGGAAGAATTACAGAAATGAAGTAAAGATTCCGGCGATCAATCTGGAATGGTAA
- a CDS encoding ABC transporter permease encodes MKSPLRKRLPRELKSEFGKYLVVFIMMAITIGFVSGFLVADGSMLRAYDDSFQKYNIEDGYFQTKKKLTPAQKEDIEKSDVKVYENFYIEQKLTNGSTIRFFKNRKEVDKVCLMNGKMPKKSGEIAVDRMYADNNELKVGDTVKNRKKTFRITGLVALSDYSALFQNNNDTMFDAVKFGVAIVTAKDFEALNQVKVQYNYAWIYDKKPATEKKEKKMAEDLMEDMADVVTIESFVPQYQNQSIHFTGDDMGSDRAMIVMLLYIVMAILAFVFGITISNTIRKEAGVIGTLRASGYTRRELILHYMALPVVITLIGALVGNILGYTVLKQVCAGMYYGSYSLPTYVTVWNAEAFWMTTVVPVIIMLVINYGILHYKLRLSPLKFIRRDLSSRKQKRAVHLSTKLGIFRRFRLRVIFQNISNYLVLFVGIIFANLLLFFGLLLPSVLNHYQEEIQENMLAKYQYMLEVPTDAISGSKLESLLSLMQYSNGTKTDNKTAEKFSAYALNTIPGEAKSEEVVLYGVEPDSKYIKADLGDGVYISTAYADKYQVEPGDKITLKEKYERKRYTFKVKGVYDYSGAISVFMSRDKLNETFDLGSDYYAGYFANTKIKDIDEKYIGSVVDLEALTKVSRQLDVSMGNMMGLVNGFAIMIYMIVIYLLSKIIIEKNAQSISMTKILGYTNGEISRLYIMSTMVVVVIELLLSLPIETVVMNVIFRVMMMESLTGWITLWIDPKIYVEMFLVGFITYVAVALLEYRKIKKVPMDEALKNVE; translated from the coding sequence ATGAAAAGTCCTTTAAGAAAAAGATTGCCGAGAGAATTAAAAAGTGAATTTGGAAAGTATTTAGTTGTCTTTATCATGATGGCAATAACGATTGGTTTCGTATCAGGATTCCTGGTAGCTGATGGAAGTATGCTCCGGGCATATGATGACAGCTTTCAAAAATACAATATCGAAGACGGATATTTCCAGACGAAGAAGAAGCTGACTCCGGCACAGAAAGAAGATATTGAAAAATCGGATGTAAAGGTATATGAGAATTTTTATATAGAGCAAAAGCTTACGAACGGAAGTACCATACGATTTTTCAAGAACCGGAAAGAGGTAGATAAGGTCTGCCTGATGAATGGGAAGATGCCGAAAAAGTCCGGTGAGATCGCTGTGGACCGTATGTATGCAGATAATAATGAGCTGAAAGTCGGGGATACGGTGAAAAATCGAAAGAAGACATTCCGGATTACAGGTCTTGTGGCACTTTCCGATTACAGTGCATTATTTCAGAATAATAATGATACGATGTTTGATGCTGTAAAGTTCGGAGTGGCAATTGTTACAGCCAAAGATTTTGAAGCATTGAATCAGGTAAAGGTACAGTATAATTATGCCTGGATCTATGATAAAAAACCTGCAACAGAGAAAAAAGAAAAGAAGATGGCCGAAGACCTGATGGAAGACATGGCAGATGTCGTGACGATAGAAAGTTTTGTACCACAATACCAGAATCAGTCGATCCATTTTACAGGGGATGATATGGGAAGCGACCGTGCGATGATCGTTATGCTGCTTTATATTGTAATGGCGATTCTTGCATTTGTATTCGGTATTACGATCAGCAATACGATCAGGAAAGAAGCGGGCGTGATCGGAACACTGCGTGCATCCGGGTATACAAGGCGCGAATTGATCTTACATTATATGGCACTTCCGGTTGTGATCACACTGATCGGGGCACTGGTCGGAAATATTCTCGGATATACAGTATTAAAGCAAGTATGTGCGGGGATGTACTATGGAAGTTACAGCCTTCCGACATATGTAACGGTCTGGAATGCAGAAGCATTCTGGATGACAACGGTTGTACCGGTTATTATCATGCTGGTGATCAACTATGGAATTTTACATTACAAATTAAGACTGTCGCCGCTTAAGTTCATAAGAAGAGATCTTTCTTCCAGAAAACAAAAAAGGGCAGTTCATTTAAGTACAAAACTCGGTATCTTCCGCAGATTCCGTCTGAGAGTTATTTTTCAGAATATCAGTAATTATTTGGTGCTGTTTGTAGGAATTATATTTGCAAATCTGCTGTTATTCTTCGGATTGCTGCTCCCGTCGGTACTGAACCATTATCAGGAAGAAATACAGGAAAATATGCTGGCAAAGTACCAGTATATGCTGGAGGTTCCGACGGATGCAATCAGTGGAAGTAAACTGGAAAGTTTACTATCGCTGATGCAGTATTCGAACGGCACGAAGACGGATAACAAGACAGCAGAAAAATTCAGTGCATACGCATTAAATACAATTCCGGGAGAGGCCAAGAGCGAAGAGGTAGTATTGTACGGAGTAGAACCGGACAGTAAGTATATTAAGGCAGATCTGGGAGATGGCGTATATATATCGACGGCATATGCAGATAAGTATCAAGTAGAACCGGGAGATAAGATTACATTAAAAGAAAAATACGAACGCAAACGCTACACATTCAAAGTAAAAGGAGTCTATGATTACAGCGGGGCAATCAGTGTATTTATGAGCCGTGACAAATTAAACGAGACATTTGATCTTGGAAGTGATTATTATGCGGGATATTTTGCAAATACAAAGATTAAAGACATTGATGAGAAATACATAGGGTCTGTAGTTGATCTGGAAGCACTGACGAAGGTATCAAGACAGCTGGATGTATCCATGGGAAATATGATGGGACTGGTCAATGGATTTGCGATCATGATCTATATGATTGTCATTTATCTGTTGTCAAAGATCATTATCGAGAAAAATGCGCAGTCCATTTCCATGACGAAGATCCTTGGATATACGAACGGAGAGATCAGCAGGCTGTATATTATGTCAACCATGGTTGTGGTTGTAATAGAACTGCTCTTAAGTCTTCCGATTGAAACGGTGGTTATGAATGTAATCTTCCGTGTAATGATGATGGAAAGTCTGACCGGATGGATCACACTGTGGATCGATCCAAAGATATATGTGGAAATGTTCCTGGTTGGATTTATTACCTATGTGGCGGTAGCACTTCTGGAATATCGGAAGATCAAAAAGGTTCCGATGGATGAAGCGTTGAAGAATGTGGAATAA
- a CDS encoding PRD domain-containing protein, with the protein MAVKIVRVLNTNAVVSSDQEGRELIITGAGIGFKKKKGENLDEALADKTYYLESVDDSRRLQEVVKEISEEYLEIVSRIVKTAREEGLKVRDSLYVTLTDHINSAVDRYRENIALKNMMKLEIRKFYPKEYEIGLRAVQWIQEQNDENLGEDEAAFIAMHIVSAELGSGSNVDVNKITKLINAVLQIVRIHFKIEFNEKSISYERFLTHLKFFATRVFDNTIYQDSMQEIYKVLIEENEYAYSGVRKIVEYIEKQYSYKLTIDERLYLLIHIKRILDEQSE; encoded by the coding sequence ATGGCTGTGAAAATAGTCAGAGTTCTGAATACGAATGCAGTTGTCAGTAGTGATCAGGAGGGAAGAGAACTGATCATAACAGGAGCAGGAATCGGGTTCAAGAAAAAGAAGGGTGAAAATCTGGATGAAGCACTGGCGGATAAAACTTATTATCTGGAGAGTGTCGATGACAGCAGGAGACTGCAGGAAGTAGTAAAAGAAATATCAGAAGAATATTTGGAGATTGTAAGCCGTATCGTAAAGACAGCGAGGGAGGAAGGATTGAAAGTCAGGGATTCCCTGTATGTGACACTTACAGATCATATCAATTCCGCAGTTGACAGATATCGTGAGAATATAGCATTAAAAAATATGATGAAACTTGAGATCCGTAAATTTTATCCAAAAGAATATGAAATCGGATTAAGGGCAGTACAATGGATACAGGAACAAAATGATGAGAATCTAGGGGAAGACGAAGCTGCATTTATAGCGATGCACATCGTTTCGGCCGAACTTGGCAGCGGAAGTAATGTAGATGTTAATAAGATTACGAAATTGATTAATGCAGTTCTTCAGATTGTCAGAATCCATTTTAAGATAGAATTTAACGAGAAATCGATATCGTATGAACGGTTTCTAACTCATTTGAAATTTTTTGCGACCAGAGTATTTGATAATACCATTTATCAAGACAGCATGCAGGAAATATACAAAGTATTGATAGAAGAGAATGAATATGCTTATTCAGGAGTCAGAAAAATTGTGGAATATATTGAAAAACAGTATTCCTACAAATTGACAATAGATGAAAGATTATATTTATTAATACACATTAAAAGAATATTAGATGAACAATCAGAATAG
- a CDS encoding beta-glucoside-specific PTS transporter subunit IIABC, whose protein sequence is MDYESIAKKILQRVGGKENVISLVHCMTRLRFTLKDESIVDDEAVKNTKGVMGIMKKAGQYQIIIGNDVANVYAELNKLGNFSNEVPKKAPQNKEKQNVFSMLMDTISGIMAPVIPAIIGAAMIKVLLTLLPMIGVLSTKGDTYNLLSVMGDGAFFFMPVLIAISASKKFGTNMYYAASIALIMLHPNFISFMNSANDAKETVKFLKFIPVTYASYAYSVIPIILAVWSLKYVERLVDKITPVVTKNFLKPMLVVLIEAPIALIILGPLGAICGNVLSTVVYTIHDKLGFIAIGLVAGVYPFVVMAGMHHAFTPIKLGMIASTGFENFICIGELCSNMAQGAASLAVAVKSKNKDFKQIAGSSAFSALFAGITEPALYGVTLRLKRPMLGACIGAAAGGLFGGFFQMKCFGIATPAIVTIVQYVEKGKPQSLLFAALTILLTIVVAFIATMIIGFEDVVDENDDELDMLETESKEEVKVMENAIDIASPAEGKAISLSEVADATFAQEILGKGAAIVPEKGVIYAPFDGKVDVMFETGHAVGLVGENGVELLVHIGIDTVNLEGKYFSPKKAAGDVVKKGDVLIEFDIEKIKEAGYDVTTPVIVSNTDQYAIVEKTATGEVTKESNLIKVQ, encoded by the coding sequence ATGGATTACGAAAGTATAGCAAAAAAAATCCTCCAAAGAGTCGGGGGAAAGGAAAATGTAATCAGCCTGGTACATTGTATGACGAGACTGCGTTTTACATTAAAAGATGAATCAATTGTAGACGATGAAGCAGTGAAAAATACCAAAGGCGTTATGGGAATCATGAAAAAAGCCGGTCAGTATCAGATTATCATCGGTAATGATGTGGCAAATGTCTATGCAGAGCTTAATAAGCTTGGGAATTTTTCAAACGAAGTACCGAAAAAAGCACCACAGAATAAGGAAAAACAGAATGTATTTTCTATGCTGATGGATACAATCTCCGGTATCATGGCACCGGTTATTCCGGCAATCATCGGAGCTGCAATGATCAAAGTACTTCTTACATTACTTCCAATGATCGGTGTTCTGAGTACAAAAGGTGATACTTATAATCTGTTAAGTGTTATGGGTGACGGCGCATTTTTCTTTATGCCGGTATTGATTGCGATATCTGCATCTAAAAAATTTGGAACGAATATGTATTATGCGGCAAGTATAGCGTTGATTATGTTGCATCCAAATTTTATTTCATTCATGAATAGTGCAAATGATGCAAAAGAAACTGTAAAATTTCTTAAATTTATTCCGGTAACATATGCATCTTATGCTTATTCTGTTATTCCGATTATTCTGGCAGTATGGTCGCTGAAATATGTCGAGCGTCTGGTAGATAAGATTACACCGGTAGTAACCAAGAACTTCTTAAAACCGATGTTGGTAGTGCTGATCGAAGCACCTATTGCATTGATTATTCTTGGACCTTTAGGTGCAATCTGTGGTAACGTATTATCAACAGTTGTTTATACAATTCATGATAAACTTGGATTTATTGCGATCGGTCTTGTGGCGGGTGTATATCCTTTCGTTGTTATGGCAGGTATGCATCATGCATTTACACCAATCAAACTGGGAATGATTGCTTCCACAGGATTTGAAAACTTTATCTGTATCGGAGAACTTTGCTCTAACATGGCACAGGGTGCTGCATCGCTTGCAGTAGCAGTAAAGAGTAAGAACAAAGATTTTAAACAGATTGCCGGATCTTCTGCATTTTCGGCATTATTTGCAGGAATTACAGAGCCAGCTCTGTATGGTGTAACATTACGTTTGAAACGTCCGATGTTAGGAGCATGTATCGGTGCTGCTGCAGGTGGATTATTTGGTGGATTTTTCCAGATGAAATGTTTTGGTATTGCGACACCTGCGATCGTAACAATCGTTCAGTATGTAGAAAAAGGGAAACCGCAGAGTCTGTTATTTGCAGCACTTACGATTCTCCTTACAATAGTGGTTGCATTCATTGCGACAATGATCATTGGATTTGAAGATGTAGTAGATGAAAATGATGATGAATTAGACATGCTGGAAACAGAAAGCAAAGAAGAAGTAAAAGTAATGGAGAATGCGATTGATATTGCAAGTCCGGCAGAAGGAAAAGCAATTTCACTGTCAGAAGTTGCAGATGCAACATTTGCACAGGAAATTCTTGGAAAAGGTGCGGCAATCGTTCCGGAAAAAGGAGTGATCTATGCACCATTTGATGGAAAAGTAGATGTGATGTTTGAAACGGGACATGCAGTAGGTCTTGTAGGAGAGAATGGGGTAGAACTTCTGGTACACATCGGAATCGATACTGTAAATCTGGAAGGAAAATATTTCTCACCGAAGAAAGCAGCAGGAGATGTTGTGAAAAAGGGTGATGTGTTGATCGAATTTGATATTGAAAAAATAAAAGAGGCTGGATATGATGTAACAACGCCGGTGATCGTTTCAAACACAGATCAGTATGCAATAGTTGAAAAAACAGCAACAGGAGAAGTAACAAAAGAAAGTAACCTTATCAAAGTTCAGTAA
- a CDS encoding glycoside hydrolase family 1 protein, whose translation MEEMKVTRFPKDFLWGSASAAYQIEGGWKEDGKGVTNWDTFVRIPGKTYKATTGDVAVDHYHHYKEDIALMAEMGLKTYRFSISWARIYPEGRGTVNEKGLAFYQDIIDECLKYGIEPMVTIFHWDLPQALVDLYGGWESPEIIQDYVTYAKTLFENFGDKVKYWITLNEQNIFTSLGWLTAQHPPGKFDDQKTFYQVNHYAFMAHARAVLAYREMGGKGEIGASFAYVPSYALDCKPVNAMAKRDYDELKNFWWMDIYAYGRYPKAAMAYLKKKGYAPEILDEDMEILKKAAGEITFMGVNYYQSCVCEYNPMDGVTPYGTMNTTGVKGSAQELGMQGIYKNPVNPYLMTTDWDWTIDPMGLRFCCREITSRYGLPIVISENGLGAFDKKTEDDQIHDEYRIHYLEEHLKELGKAIEEGCEVLAYCTWSFTDLLSWLNGYQKRYGFVYVDREEEEGGTLNRYKKDSFYWYQGVIKSDGENLYK comes from the coding sequence ATGGAAGAAATGAAAGTGACAAGATTTCCAAAAGACTTTCTATGGGGAAGCGCTTCAGCGGCTTATCAGATTGAAGGTGGATGGAAAGAAGATGGAAAAGGTGTGACAAACTGGGATACATTTGTACGTATCCCAGGGAAAACATATAAAGCAACGACCGGTGATGTAGCGGTAGATCATTATCACCACTATAAAGAGGATATTGCATTAATGGCAGAGATGGGATTAAAAACATACCGGTTTTCTATCTCCTGGGCCCGTATTTATCCGGAAGGAAGAGGTACGGTCAATGAAAAAGGACTTGCATTTTATCAGGATATTATTGATGAATGCTTGAAATATGGAATTGAGCCGATGGTGACAATTTTCCACTGGGATCTTCCGCAGGCACTGGTGGATCTGTATGGTGGATGGGAAAGCCCGGAGATCATTCAGGATTATGTGACTTATGCAAAGACTCTCTTCGAAAACTTTGGCGATAAAGTGAAATACTGGATTACATTAAACGAACAGAATATATTTACTTCTCTTGGTTGGTTGACAGCACAGCATCCGCCTGGAAAATTTGATGACCAGAAGACTTTTTATCAGGTTAATCATTATGCTTTTATGGCACATGCCAGGGCAGTACTTGCTTATCGTGAAATGGGTGGAAAAGGAGAGATTGGTGCAAGCTTTGCGTATGTACCATCCTATGCGTTGGACTGCAAACCGGTAAATGCAATGGCAAAACGTGATTATGATGAATTGAAAAATTTCTGGTGGATGGATATATATGCATATGGGCGTTATCCAAAAGCTGCGATGGCTTATCTGAAGAAAAAAGGTTATGCTCCGGAAATTTTAGATGAAGATATGGAGATATTGAAAAAAGCTGCCGGAGAGATTACATTCATGGGTGTAAATTATTATCAGAGTTGTGTGTGTGAGTATAATCCAATGGATGGAGTTACGCCGTATGGTACGATGAATACAACAGGTGTAAAGGGATCTGCCCAAGAACTGGGAATGCAGGGAATATATAAGAATCCAGTAAATCCATATCTTATGACAACAGATTGGGATTGGACGATAGATCCGATGGGGCTTCGCTTTTGCTGCCGTGAAATTACAAGCCGTTATGGTCTGCCAATTGTGATTTCTGAAAATGGATTGGGAGCATTTGATAAAAAGACAGAAGATGATCAGATTCATGATGAATATAGAATCCATTATCTGGAAGAACATTTGAAAGAACTGGGAAAAGCAATTGAAGAAGGCTGTGAAGTTCTGGCATACTGTACATGGTCATTCACAGATCTTTTAAGCTGGTTAAATGGTTATCAGAAACGTTATGGTTTCGTATATGTAGACCGTGAAGAGGAAGAAGGCGGTACATTAAACCGCTATAAAAAAGATAGCTTTTACTGGTATCAGGGTGTTATCAAATCTGATGGGGAGAATTTGTATAAATAG
- a CDS encoding L-aspartate oxidase, giving the protein MKLNADTVIVGSGVAGLFSALNLPREQDIILITKSDLESSDSFLAQGGICVLRDESDYDSYFEDTMKAGHYENRKESVDIMIRNSRDIINDLVKYGVEFEKKDGEFAYTREGAHSRPRILFHEDVTGKEITSKLLAQVKKLENVKMYEYTEMTDVIIEDDKCVGIKAKNEKGTYEIYAENTILASGGIGGTYQHSTNFPHLTGDAIEIAKKHGIRLEHLDYVQIHPTTLYSKKPGRRFLISESVRGEGAVLYNKNKERFVDELLPRDVVTKAIREEMEKEGTDHVWLSMEHIPKETILKHFPNIYEHCLEEGYDVTKECIPVVPAQHYFMGGIWVDSDSRTSMEHLYAVGETSCNGVHGANRLASNSLLESLVFAKRAAAKIKKEEAKENLSERKVV; this is encoded by the coding sequence ATGAAACTGAATGCAGATACAGTAATCGTAGGAAGTGGAGTCGCAGGACTTTTCAGCGCGTTGAATTTACCAAGAGAACAGGATATTATATTAATTACCAAGTCAGATCTGGAAAGCAGTGATTCGTTCCTTGCACAGGGGGGAATCTGTGTATTAAGAGACGAAAGCGACTACGACAGTTATTTTGAAGACACGATGAAAGCCGGTCATTATGAGAACCGGAAAGAATCTGTAGATATCATGATCCGTAATTCCAGAGATATCATCAATGATCTGGTAAAGTATGGCGTAGAGTTTGAAAAGAAGGACGGCGAATTTGCCTATACAAGAGAGGGAGCGCACTCCAGACCGAGAATCCTGTTTCATGAAGATGTGACAGGAAAAGAAATCACCAGCAAGCTGCTGGCACAGGTAAAGAAGCTTGAAAATGTGAAAATGTATGAATATACAGAGATGACAGATGTGATCATCGAAGATGATAAATGTGTAGGAATCAAGGCAAAGAATGAAAAGGGAACGTATGAAATTTATGCAGAAAATACGATCCTTGCAAGTGGCGGTATCGGCGGAACCTATCAGCATTCCACGAATTTTCCACATCTGACAGGGGATGCGATTGAGATTGCAAAGAAGCATGGAATCCGTCTGGAACATCTGGACTATGTACAGATCCATCCGACAACTTTATATTCCAAGAAACCGGGAAGACGTTTCCTGATCTCAGAATCGGTACGTGGTGAAGGAGCGGTCCTTTATAATAAGAACAAAGAACGTTTTGTAGACGAACTGCTTCCAAGAGATGTTGTGACAAAAGCAATCAGAGAAGAGATGGAAAAAGAAGGAACTGATCATGTATGGCTTTCTATGGAACATATACCAAAAGAAACGATTTTAAAGCATTTCCCAAATATCTATGAACATTGTCTGGAAGAAGGATATGACGTAACGAAAGAATGCATCCCGGTTGTACCGGCACAGCATTATTTTATGGGTGGAATCTGGGTAGATTCAGACAGCAGAACTTCTATGGAACACCTGTATGCAGTCGGGGAGACAAGCTGTAATGGTGTACATGGTGCTAACCGTCTGGCAAGTAATTCCCTGTTGGAGAGTCTGGTGTTTGCAAAACGTGCAGCCGCTAAGATCAAAAAAGAAGAAGCAAAAGAAAATTTGTCTGAACGCAAAGTAGTATAA
- the nadC gene encoding carboxylating nicotinate-nucleotide diphosphorylase has product MNNITMTLQVDHLIMEALREDISSEDVTTNAVMHEAVTGEVDLICKQDGVIAGLQIFQRVFELLDKDTKVEFFCKDGDEVKNGQLMGKVTGDIRVLLSGERVALNYLQRMSGIASYTHSVASLLEGSRTKLLDTRKTTPNMRIFEKYAVRVGGGYNHRYNLSDGVLLKDNHIGAAGSVAKAVQMAKEYAPFVRKIEVEVENLDMVKEAVEAGADIIMLDNMSTEEMQEAIRIIDGRAETECSGNVTKENISRLTSLGVDYISSGALTHSAPILDISLKHLHAV; this is encoded by the coding sequence ATGAATAACATAACAATGACCTTACAGGTAGACCACCTGATCATGGAAGCATTAAGAGAAGATATTTCAAGTGAGGACGTAACGACCAATGCGGTTATGCATGAAGCCGTAACCGGAGAAGTAGATCTGATCTGCAAACAGGACGGAGTGATCGCAGGACTTCAGATATTCCAGAGAGTTTTCGAATTATTAGATAAAGATACGAAAGTAGAATTCTTCTGCAAAGACGGTGACGAAGTGAAGAACGGACAGTTAATGGGAAAAGTAACCGGAGACATCCGTGTCCTTCTTTCGGGAGAACGTGTGGCACTTAATTATTTGCAGAGAATGAGTGGAATCGCAAGTTATACACATTCGGTGGCTTCCCTTCTGGAAGGAAGCAGGACGAAACTTCTGGATACCAGGAAGACAACTCCGAATATGAGAATTTTCGAAAAATATGCAGTCAGAGTGGGCGGAGGATACAATCACCGCTACAATCTCTCTGATGGGGTTCTTTTAAAGGACAATCATATCGGAGCAGCAGGAAGTGTGGCAAAAGCTGTTCAGATGGCAAAAGAATATGCACCATTTGTACGTAAGATAGAAGTAGAAGTTGAAAATCTGGATATGGTGAAAGAAGCAGTAGAAGCAGGGGCAGACATTATCATGCTCGATAATATGTCCACGGAAGAGATGCAGGAAGCAATCCGCATCATTGACGGACGTGCCGAGACCGAGTGTTCCGGTAATGTAACGAAAGAGAATATCAGCAGACTGACTTCTCTCGGCGTAGATTATATTTCCAGCGGAGCACTGACACATTCCGCACCGATTTTAGATATTTCCTTAAAGCACCTTCATGCGGTATAA
- a CDS encoding transcription repressor NadR encodes MHGSERREQIIRQIQESKAPVSGTKLASLYSVSRQVIVQDIALIRAAGYEIISTNRGYILNQPKTVCRIFKVQHTDEQLEEELNTIVDLGGCVDNVMIHHRVYGKMEAELALSSRRKVGAFMEDIRSGKSSPLKNITSNYHYHKVSADSEETLDLIEQELREKGFLVEERRQAV; translated from the coding sequence ATGCATGGATCTGAAAGAAGAGAACAGATAATCAGACAGATTCAGGAAAGCAAAGCTCCGGTATCCGGAACAAAGCTTGCTTCCCTTTATAGTGTCAGCCGTCAGGTGATCGTGCAGGATATTGCACTGATCCGGGCAGCAGGATATGAGATCATATCTACAAACCGCGGCTATATATTGAATCAGCCGAAGACAGTGTGCCGTATATTTAAAGTACAGCACACAGATGAACAGCTGGAAGAAGAGCTGAATACGATCGTTGACCTGGGAGGATGTGTAGACAATGTCATGATCCATCACAGAGTCTATGGAAAGATGGAGGCGGAACTGGCCTTAAGTTCCCGGAGAAAGGTCGGCGCATTTATGGAAGATATCCGAAGTGGCAAGTCCAGTCCGCTTAAGAACATCACATCCAACTATCATTATCATAAGGTCAGTGCCGACAGCGAAGAGACGCTGGATCTGATTGAGCAGGAGCTGAGGGAAAAAGGATTTCTGGTAGAGGAAAGGCGACAGGCAGTATAA
- a CDS encoding AAA family ATPase — MTTHKIITIGRQFGSGGHEIGNLLATRLDIPLYDNNLVRMAAEKMDIREETAKAIDETSLNSFVSSYLITPMGYSSYINSEEYVQPLSEQMYELQTEIIKKLAERGPCVIVGRCADYILKDNPNCINVFICADRADRIKRIAERYDVSEKKALDRIKRMDRERKYYYETHTGQEWGSISSHEILLNASLLGIEGTVDILEGIYKR, encoded by the coding sequence ATGACGACACATAAGATCATAACAATAGGCAGACAGTTTGGAAGCGGCGGCCATGAGATCGGCAACCTTCTTGCAACAAGACTGGATATTCCGTTATATGATAACAATCTTGTCAGAATGGCAGCAGAGAAGATGGATATCAGAGAAGAGACGGCAAAGGCAATTGATGAGACTTCTCTTAACAGTTTTGTATCCAGTTATCTGATCACACCGATGGGATATTCTTCCTATATTAATTCGGAAGAATATGTACAGCCGTTATCTGAACAGATGTATGAATTACAGACGGAAATTATCAAAAAGCTTGCAGAACGCGGACCATGTGTAATCGTTGGAAGATGTGCGGACTATATCTTGAAGGATAATCCGAACTGTATCAATGTATTTATCTGTGCTGACAGGGCTGACCGTATCAAACGTATTGCAGAAAGATACGATGTGTCTGAGAAGAAGGCTCTCGACCGCATTAAACGAATGGACAGAGAACGGAAATACTATTACGAAACCCATACGGGGCAGGAATGGGGAAGCATCAGTTCTCATGAGATATTGTTGAATGCAAGCCTTCTTGGAATTGAAGGGACCGTAGATATACTGGAGGGAATCTATAAAAGATAA